In Humulus lupulus chromosome 6, drHumLupu1.1, whole genome shotgun sequence, a single genomic region encodes these proteins:
- the LOC133785205 gene encoding secreted RxLR effector protein 161-like, which yields MVCTRPDLCHAVSVVSMYMGNPCSEYWEAVKWIMRYFNGTANLGLLYSTKSSKPEAYGYVDADYAGDLDTKRSQTSFVFKLNNYTISWKANLQSIVALSIFESEYIACTEAVKEALWLKGLTRELGVDQRVVTIFSDSQSALHLSKNQVFHERIKHIDVRLHFIRDVIAEGKVKLEKPAPEEYIIMIIIFLKADLRELKESRESERTEKNKRES from the exons ATGGTGTGTACTCGCCCTGATCTCTGTCATGCAGTTAGTGTTGTGAGTATGTATATGGGAAATCCTTGCAGTGAGTATTGGGAAGCTGTCAAATGGATAATGAGGTACTTTAATGGGACAGCTAACTTGGGACTGCTCTACAGTACAAAATCAAGCAAGCCAGAAGCATATGGATATGTGGATGCAGATTATGCAGGGGATTTGGACACAAAAAGATCACAAACTAGTTTTGTGTTTAAGCTAAATAATTACACCATCAGTTGGAAAGCTAACTTACAATCTATAGTAGCTCTGTCCATATTCGAATCCGAATATATAGCATGTACTGAAGCAGTGAAGGAAGCTTTATGGTTAAAAGGATTGACAAGGGAGCTTGGTGTTGATCAAAGAGTTGTTACGATATTTAGTGACAGTCAGAGTGCTTTGCATCTCAGTAAGAATCAGGTTTTTCATGAAAGAATCAAGCATATTGATGTAAGACTGCACTTTATCAGAGATGTCATAGCAGAGGGAAAAGTGAAGCTTGAAAAG CCAGCTCCAGAAGAATACATAATCATGATCATCATCTTCTTGAAAGCAGATCTGAGAGAGCTCAAAGAAAGTAGAGAAAGTGAGAGGACAGAGAAAAACAAGAGAGAGAGTTAG